Genomic segment of Ficedula albicollis isolate OC2 chromosome 3, FicAlb1.5, whole genome shotgun sequence:
GTATGATTCAGTGGTACACAGAGTCAATTTATACCCGGTAGTGTAATTATACCTTTTTTCGGTGGTACCAAAGCGCCGGGACCGTTCGCCGCCGGACACCGGGTACCCCGCGCCACCCCGATCCACCGCCCCGCGTCCcctgtgcccggggcagggacGAGGGCCGAGCggacagcacaggggaaggGAAATAGCGGATTCCCCCGAACGCCCCTGGCAACCGCCCCGCCGCCCCCCTCGCCCCTTGCCGCCGGACCCGCCGCCCGCCTCGAAATAACGCGCTGCCGGGGGCGGCCGGCAGCGCCggcagcgccccccccccccccccccccccccccccccccccccccccccccccccccccccccccccccccccccccccccccccccccccccccccccccccccccccccccccccccccccccccccccccccccccccccccccccccccccccccccccccccccccccccccccccccccccccccccccccccccccccccccccccccccccccccccccccccccccccccccccccccccccccccccccccccccccccccccccccccccccccccccccccccccccccccccccccccccccccccccccccccccccccccccccccccccccccccccccccccccccccccccccccccccccccccccccccccccccccccccccccccccccccccccccccccccccccccccccccccccccccccccccccccccccccccccccccccccccccccccccccccccccccccccccccccccccccccccccccccccccccccccccccccccccccccccccccccccccccccccccccccccccccccccccccccccccccccccccccccccccccccccccccccccccccccccccccccccccccccccccccccccccccccccccgccgcagCCCCGTCCGCGCCGAGGAGATCAGCCCTGCGGGAAGCTCTCGGCTCACCTCGGCTCCCGACGCCGCCGCCTCGCCGCCCAGCAGCCGCTGACCGCCGCAGGATGGTCCGCAGCACCTTCGCCCCGTGGGCCGTAGCCCTGCTGCTCGCCCTCCTCAGCCCGGTAAGCGCTGCCGCCCGCCGCGCCGCCGCGCTGCCCCGTCCGGGCGCTCCGGCCGCGGCTCTGACggcccctctctctctctctctgtgtccccccGGCACTCGCAGGAGGCTCAGGGCCAGGAGTGCAGCGGGCAGTGCCAGTGCGGAACGGGGCCGAGCCCCACCTGCCCCGCCGGCGTCTCGCTGGTGCTCGACGGCTGCGGCTGCTGCCGCGTGTGTGCCAAGCAGCTGGGCGAGCTCTGCACCGAGCGCGACCCCTGCGACCACCACAAGGGGCTCTTCTGCGATTTCGGTTCCCCCGCCAACCGCAGGATCGGCGTCTGCACCGGTGAGTGGGGGCCGGGGCTGCCGCCCTCCgcggggccgggagcggggAGCGAGGGAAGTGGGAACCTCCGAGCCTCCCGCCCGCCCGACTGAcgctctgcctcctgcccctcGCAGCTCGGGACGGCGCCCCGTGCGTGTTCAGCGGCATGGTGTACCGCAGCGGAGAGtccttccagagcagctgcaagTACCAGTGCACCTGCCTGGACGGCGCGGTGGGCTGCGTGCCCCTGTGCGGCATGGACGTGCGCCTGCCCAGCCCCGACTGCCCCCACCCGCGCCGGGTGAAGCTCCCTGGAAAGTGCTGCGAGGAGTGGGTCTGCGATGAGGCCAAGGAGCAGACTGCCGTGGGACCTGCGCTTGCCGGTGAGTGGGGGGCTCTCTGCAGATGGCAGCCGAGGGAGGGGGGCACCCTGCGTGGAGGCTGAAGGCGATGGGCTGGGTGGACgcagggcagaggctggagggCTGCAGTTTGTGGAATCGCCCCACAGAGTTAGTGTAGCTGCCTAGATTgctcaggaaaaggaaggagcagtTAGAGGGCTGAGGTCAGGCAGTGGtctcattttggttttctgtctcctgcagcTTACAGGCTGGAA
This window contains:
- the CTGF gene encoding connective tissue growth factor translates to MVRSTFAPWAVALLLALLSPEAQGQECSGQCQCGTGPSPTCPAGVSLVLDGCGCCRVCAKQLGELCTERDPCDHHKGLFCDFGSPANRRIGVCTARDGAPCVFSGMVYRSGESFQSSCKYQCTCLDGAVGCVPLCGMDVRLPSPDCPHPRRVKLPGKCCEEWVCDEAKEQTAVGPALAAYRLEDTYGPDPTMMRANCLVQTTEWSACSKTCGMGISTRVTNDNAFCRLEKQSRLCMVRPCEADLEENIKKGKKCIRTPKISKPVKFELSGCTSVKTYRAKFCGVCTDGRCCTPHRTATLPVEFKCPDGEIMKRKMMFIKTCACHYNCPGDNDIFESLYYRKMYGDMA